Below is a window of Thermodesulfomicrobium sp. WS DNA.
GTCACCTTGTCGTCCGCCTTGGCCTGTAACCAACAGTCCGCCACAGCCTCCACCCGCATGACCCGAAGCGGCTCCGCTTGAGGGGCCTGCTGCGAGGCCACGGGCGCGGCGTCCTCCACAGCAGGTTCCAGGGAGTTCGGCGCCACAGGAGAATCGGCCGATGCATTGAGGGAAGCATTCTCGTCGCGCATTGCCGGAGCCTGCCCAGGCTCCCCGAGCGCGGGGCTCGTCTCTTGAGGCTGCGCAAGCGTGGTGTTGGCCGCAGGCATCGTCTCATTGGCCGGATGGGTCATCAACGTGGCGGCCTGACGCAAGGCGACCACCTGAGGCAGGATATACCATTGGAACCCGTACCACCCCCCCACCGCGACGACCACCGCCACAGCAGCTCCAGCCACGCGCACCATCCACGGCCGCCAACGATCGTCGGCCTCAGGATGGCGCACCGTGACTCGAATCTGGGCCGCCCGCTCCTCCGGGGGCTCTTCCATGGCATCGGGCAGCGGGTAGGCCTGGGCAAAACGGGAGCAAAGATCCACGCTGTCCAGTCCGAGAAGCGCGGCATAACTGCGCAAAAAGCCTTTGGCATATACCGGGTGGGGCAAGCGGCTCGCGTCCCCTGCCTCCAAAGCGCTCAACACCGGCACGGAAATCTTGGTGCGCGCCTCCACCTCGGCCAAGGAAAACCCTTTGGCCTCGCGGGCCTCACGCAACATCTGCCCAATGGCCTGGAGTTCTTCCTGCATGCCCCTCCTCCTGCCCCTTACAGCCGCACATCAATCAGGGCCTTGGCCCGCAGCGACGCCATGTACTCCTGGAAGCGCTCTTCCAATTTCGGCCGAGTCAGGATGTCCCGGATCTCCTC
It encodes the following:
- a CDS encoding RodZ domain-containing protein — its product is MQEELQAIGQMLREAREAKGFSLAEVEARTKISVPVLSALEAGDASRLPHPVYAKGFLRSYAALLGLDSVDLCSRFAQAYPLPDAMEEPPEERAAQIRVTVRHPEADDRWRPWMVRVAGAAVAVVVAVGGWYGFQWYILPQVVALRQAATLMTHPANETMPAANTTLAQPQETSPALGEPGQAPAMRDENASLNASADSPVAPNSLEPAVEDAAPVASQQAPQAEPLRVMRVEAVADCWLQAKADDKVTDYFLRQGERIDVTFASSLRMKLGNAAGVRLWLDGQAFPVGKTRPGEVRVISVP